A region of the Kribbella sp. NBC_01245 genome:
GGAGACGGTGCGGGCGCGCAGCAGCAGGGACGGATCGCCCTCGGCCGGCTGTTCGCCTGGTTCCAGGTCGCAACGGATGGTCCCGGTCACCGTCTTGAGATCGAGGTACGTCGGGAGGCCTTCCGGTACGCCGACCTGGACGTCGCCACGCGCGGTCTCGGCCCGCACACTCGGGCCTTCGGCGCGGTCGACCCGGACATCGCCCGAGCCGGAGGTCGCGACCGAATGGCCGAGCACGCGCTCGATCGAGATATCGCCCGAGCCGACCTTGATGGTGACCGGGCCGGCCGCGTCGCCGATCCGGACATCGCCGGATCCGGTGGACGCGGCCACGAGCGCATCGGTGCGCGAGACCTCGATCTCACCGGACCCCGTGTTCAGCCGGGCCGGACCGGTGGTGTGGGCGATCCGGATGTCGCCGGAGCCGGTGCCGACGGTCGTCGTACCGTCCGCGCGGTCCAGTCGGATGTCACCCGAGCCGGTGGAGAGCCGGGGCTCGGTCAACGGCACGGTCGCGACGACATCGCCGGAGCCGGTCTTGATCCGGGCGCCGATCGGCCCCGGGGTCTCGACCCGGACGCGGACCTCCTGGGATCGCCGCAGCGACTGCTTCGGCGTATCGACCACGAGCTCGCCACCGACGACCCGGAAGGTGATGTCCTCGACCCAGCCTTCGCCGGAGCCGTGCAGCACCTCGAGGAACGCGTGCGTCTCGTCGCCGTCGACGGGCGCAATCTCCACCACGCCGGCGCCGATCTCGATCCGGACCCGGTCGATGGAGGCATCCCGCAGTTCGTCGGCGTAGTCGCTCACTGTGCCCACCCCTGCATGCGCTGACCCGGGCCGCCCTGGCCGCCGCGACGACCGCCGCGGCCGTGACCGTGCTCACCGCGCTCACCGCGCTCACCGCGCCGGCCACCACGCTCACCGAAGACACCCTCGGGACCGAACGGACCGTTCGGGCCGAACGCGCCGTCCTTACCGAACGGGCCATCGGGACCCAGCGGCCCGTCCGGACCGAAGACGCCGTCGAAACCACGCGGCGGGCGCGGGGGCCGGGGCGGCCGTGGGCCACGCCGGCCGCGGTCACGGTCACCGGTCAGGCCGGTCATCACCGTGCGCATCAGCCAGGCGTTCGCCGAGATGCCCTCGGCATTGGCGGCCTCGTCGACCTTGGTCTTCACCGACATCGGCAGCCGCAGCGTGATCCGCGCGGTCGGCTCGTCGGCGTCCAGCTCGAAGATCTGGTCGGCGGACGTGTCCTCGGCGGTGTCATCGTTGTCGGAGTCGTCGTCGTCCGGGCCGGTGAGCTGGCTGGGCGCCGGCGTCACCACGAACTCGGGGCGGCCCCCGGCCATCCGGAGCTCCACCGAACCGGGGGACAGCTCGCGGCTGATCTCACCGGCGGCGTCGGACAGGGCTGAGATGAGGGCCAGGCGGCCGGCGTCATCCAGCGTGGCTCCGAGGCGCTGAGCCACGGAGCGAGTTTGGTCGTCGGCCAACGCGGTGGCGTTCTCCACGCTACGGCGGACCGACTCGAGGTAATGGTCAAGTTCCATGACGCAATCATGACGTCACCGTGACGTCATTGTCAACCCTCTCTGATGTCACCCGGCCGCTCGGTGATGTCACCAGGCAGAATGAGCCGCATGAGTCGAGGCGTATTGGTGACAGGTGCATCCCGTGGTGTCGGTGCCGAGGTGGCGAGGGCCTTCGCGGCCGGTGGGGACCGGGTGGTGCTGCACTGCCGCGGCTCCGCCGACCGGGCCGAGGCGGTCCGCGCGTCGCTGCCCGGCGAGGGTCATGCCGTGGTGGTCGGCGACCTTGGCGATCCGGCCGCAATCCCTGCTATTGCTGAAGAATCGGCCCGCGTGCTCGGTCGCATCGACGTGCTCGTGAACAAC
Encoded here:
- a CDS encoding DUF4097 family beta strand repeat-containing protein, with the protein product MSDYADELRDASIDRVRIEIGAGVVEIAPVDGDETHAFLEVLHGSGEGWVEDITFRVVGGELVVDTPKQSLRRSQEVRVRVETPGPIGARIKTGSGDVVATVPLTEPRLSTGSGDIRLDRADGTTTVGTGSGDIRIAHTTGPARLNTGSGEIEVSRTDALVAASTGSGDVRIGDAAGPVTIKVGSGDISIERVLGHSVATSGSGDVRVDRAEGPSVRAETARGDVQVGVPEGLPTYLDLKTVTGTIRCDLEPGEQPAEGDPSLLLRARTVSGDITVVRV